A stretch of Patescibacteria group bacterium DNA encodes these proteins:
- a CDS encoding class I SAM-dependent methyltransferase, protein MCKNKNLKRFLFLGDMPSVNNFLTAYQLNELEHKFPLTVCYCGDCGMVELEEVVNPEYMFKNYVYISSFSKTMLAHFGDLATFLVEKFGLNSGTLVTEIGSNDGTLLKFFKTAGVPLLGVDPAKNLAKLANDNGIETWDDFFSTKLAQRMVREKGHASVIIGTNVFAHIDDLDKVLKGLDIALSEDGVFVAEFPYLMNLIEGLQFDTIYHEHLSYFSLKPLIHLFSRFGFEMFDVQRIPVHGGSIRIFVSRSKAKRTLSKSLKELLDLEEKVGLYDPRALKKFAKEVQTIKKDLRKLLISLKKDGKRVAGFGAPAKGNILLNYCEIDNRLLSYVTDNIPYKQGLYTPGTHLQVFPEEKIKEDKPDYLLLLPWNFKEEILSKLTDFRRSGGRIIVPIPRVTVL, encoded by the coding sequence ATGTGCAAAAATAAAAATTTAAAAAGATTTCTTTTTTTGGGAGATATGCCCTCCGTAAATAATTTTTTAACGGCTTACCAACTTAATGAGCTGGAACATAAATTTCCTCTCACGGTATGTTATTGTGGGGATTGTGGAATGGTTGAATTGGAGGAGGTTGTTAATCCTGAGTATATGTTTAAGAATTATGTTTATATATCCTCTTTCTCTAAAACAATGCTCGCGCATTTTGGTGACTTGGCTACTTTTTTGGTAGAAAAATTTGGATTAAACAGCGGTACTTTGGTTACAGAAATAGGTAGTAATGATGGGACGCTTCTTAAGTTTTTTAAAACTGCAGGGGTACCGTTGCTTGGAGTAGATCCCGCAAAAAATCTGGCTAAACTTGCTAATGATAATGGGATTGAAACATGGGACGATTTTTTTAGTACAAAATTGGCGCAGAGAATGGTTAGAGAGAAGGGGCATGCGTCTGTGATTATTGGTACCAATGTTTTTGCGCATATAGATGATTTGGATAAGGTTTTAAAAGGTTTGGATATCGCTTTGTCTGAAGATGGGGTTTTTGTGGCAGAATTTCCTTACTTGATGAATTTAATTGAAGGTTTGCAATTTGATACCATTTACCATGAACATCTTTCCTATTTTTCTTTAAAACCCCTTATACATTTATTTAGTAGATTTGGTTTTGAGATGTTTGATGTGCAAAGAATTCCAGTTCATGGGGGTTCTATTAGGATATTTGTTAGCAGAAGTAAAGCAAAGAGAACACTTTCTAAATCTTTAAAAGAACTTTTGGATTTAGAGGAAAAGGTGGGTCTTTACGATCCTCGGGCATTGAAAAAATTTGCGAAGGAAGTCCAAACGATAAAAAAAGATTTAAGAAAGCTTTTGATATCTCTTAAAAAGGATGGAAAACGAGTGGCAGGTTTTGGAGCTCCAGCTAAAGGTAATATACTTCTTAATTATTGTGAAATAGATAATAGACTTTTAAGTTATGTAACGGATAACATACCTTATAAGCAAGGTTTGTACACCCCAGGTACCCATCTTCAAGTTTTTCCCGAAGAAAAAATTAAAGAAGATAAACCAGATTACCTTCTTTTATTGCCTTGGAATTTTAAAGAGGAGATATTAAGTAAGTTAACGGACTTTAGGCGTTCTGGTGGTCGTATAATAGTACCTATTCCGCGTGTTACAGTACTCTAA
- a CDS encoding dTDP-4-dehydrorhamnose 3,5-epimerase family protein, with amino-acid sequence MEISPKFSKSIYKQEYAKKSAIDGVIVIDLIDIVSEEGSLVELLRLDGKGVSQVIPGFRLLQINYSMLFPGGVKAWHVHYKQDDLWYVTNSTPLVIGLVDLRMKSPTLNATMRLVLGGGHSKLLYIPRGIAHGVANLSSKTGEIIYLLNQHFSVENTDENRLPWDFFGKDFWEVQKG; translated from the coding sequence ATGGAAATATCCCCAAAGTTTAGTAAAAGTATATATAAGCAGGAATACGCCAAAAAATCTGCAATTGACGGGGTTATTGTGATTGACCTAATTGATATTGTTAGTGAGGAAGGTTCTTTGGTTGAATTATTGCGGTTAGATGGTAAAGGTGTAAGTCAAGTTATCCCTGGATTTAGATTACTTCAAATAAATTATTCCATGTTGTTTCCCGGCGGTGTTAAAGCTTGGCATGTGCATTATAAACAGGACGATTTATGGTATGTAACTAATTCTACACCTCTTGTTATTGGTCTTGTTGATTTGCGTATGAAATCCCCTACATTAAATGCAACAATGAGACTTGTTTTAGGTGGAGGTCATTCTAAACTTTTGTATATACCAAGAGGTATTGCCCACGGTGTTGCTAATTTGAGTTCAAAAACGGGAGAAATAATATATTTATTGAATCAACATTTTAGTGTTGAAAATACCGATGAAAACAGGCTTCCCTGGGATTTTTTTGGTAAAGATTTTTGGGAAGTCCAGAAAGGATAA
- the rfbD gene encoding dTDP-4-dehydrorhamnose reductase — MNIIITGAKGQLGYECTKILTGKKYKIFPYSDTELDITNSDACEKIILKIKPEYIINCAALTNVDYCEEKPNESFLVNTYGPINLACACLKLSKCKLIHISTNAVFDGLDRTQPYKEDEQPTPLTIGAYASSKLAGELAVRQMLGPQGLVIRTSWLYGKYGNKNFVSAILTLVGKKVPLEIVIDEISSPTSAKDLALGIFKFIEKDLDGNIYHLSNKGVASRYDFAKAIIDYSDIKNYPLKKSTLVKYLTKYPRPSIVPPYTPLENINAAKYGIELPHWKKSLKEYLKN, encoded by the coding sequence ATGAATATTATAATAACAGGTGCAAAAGGACAATTAGGATACGAATGCACAAAAATTTTAACAGGAAAAAAATATAAAATATTTCCCTATTCAGACACTGAATTGGATATAACAAATAGCGATGCCTGCGAAAAAATCATTTTGAAAATAAAACCCGAATACATAATAAATTGTGCGGCACTTACAAATGTTGATTACTGCGAGGAAAAACCCAACGAATCCTTTTTAGTAAACACTTATGGACCAATAAATTTGGCTTGTGCGTGCCTGAAATTATCAAAATGCAAACTCATACATATCAGCACAAACGCCGTCTTTGATGGCTTAGATCGAACACAACCGTACAAAGAGGATGAACAACCTACACCACTGACAATAGGCGCTTATGCCTCATCAAAGTTAGCCGGGGAACTTGCGGTAAGGCAAATGCTGGGTCCCCAAGGTTTAGTTATCCGCACATCTTGGTTATATGGAAAATATGGCAATAAAAACTTTGTTAGCGCTATACTAACCTTAGTGGGCAAAAAAGTTCCCCTGGAAATAGTAATTGACGAGATTTCTTCGCCAACATCGGCAAAAGACCTCGCCTTAGGCATATTTAAATTTATAGAAAAAGATCTAGATGGAAATATATACCATTTATCAAATAAAGGAGTAGCTTCAAGATACGATTTTGCAAAAGCAATTATTGACTATAGCGATATTAAAAATTACCCTCTTAAAAAGAGTACATTGGTCAAATACTTAACTAAATACCCAAGACCCTCTATAGTTCCGCCATATACGCCTCTTGAAAATATAAACGCCGCAAAATATGGGATAGAACTACCTCATTGGAAAAAATCGTTAAAGGAATACTTAAAAAACTAG
- a CDS encoding glycosyltransferase, with protein MKSIEIFEKYSHKLDKSEGPLVSIITTSYRNEKFNEKYFDSIDKQTYKNIEIIFVDSASPDNTVKEAKTLIKRGKIVVSKDNIGCPAGLNLAAKESLGKYVCVVGPDVWLDKDCIRLLVESAEKKEGAIYVPWQMSYDGKIFLSCGIAADLFGYPERAYTPDGKKQVRKIFSADNGIFLTRKNYIKLGMMDEEHFLFAEDVDLSWKAHLLGMSVIPIPESILYHFSGGSVGIGGFPKGGKYQTTTSRRYLAERNIIRNILKNYRWWNIIWVLPYYMLINIAEMFALIFSGQARTITETYIKAYIWNIKNYKSMLKKRRHIQRIRTVGDFKVMELMSKVPGKFYALLELGIPKVSS; from the coding sequence ATGAAAAGTATAGAAATTTTTGAAAAGTATTCTCACAAATTAGATAAATCAGAGGGTCCTCTTGTTTCTATTATTACAACCTCTTACAGGAATGAAAAATTCAATGAGAAGTATTTTGATTCCATTGATAAACAAACTTATAAAAATATTGAAATAATTTTTGTGGACAGCGCTTCACCTGACAATACGGTTAAGGAAGCTAAAACTTTAATTAAAAGAGGTAAAATAGTTGTTTCCAAAGATAACATTGGTTGCCCCGCGGGTTTAAATTTGGCCGCCAAAGAATCTTTAGGTAAATATGTGTGTGTTGTTGGTCCCGATGTTTGGCTTGACAAAGATTGTATACGACTTCTTGTAGAGTCTGCGGAAAAAAAGGAGGGTGCAATTTATGTTCCATGGCAGATGTCTTACGATGGTAAAATCTTTTTAAGTTGTGGAATAGCTGCGGATCTGTTTGGTTATCCAGAGCGTGCGTATACACCAGATGGTAAGAAGCAGGTTAGAAAAATTTTTTCTGCGGATAACGGAATATTTTTAACCCGTAAAAACTATATAAAACTTGGGATGATGGATGAAGAGCATTTCTTATTTGCTGAAGATGTAGATCTTTCTTGGAAAGCACATTTGCTTGGAATGTCGGTTATACCGATACCTGAATCTATTTTATATCATTTTAGTGGCGGTTCTGTAGGAATAGGCGGGTTTCCTAAAGGTGGGAAATATCAAACAACTACTTCCCGTCGTTATTTAGCAGAGAGAAATATTATTAGAAACATTTTAAAAAATTATAGGTGGTGGAATATTATTTGGGTATTACCCTATTATATGCTAATTAATATTGCGGAAATGTTTGCTTTGATATTTTCTGGTCAAGCAAGAACTATAACTGAAACTTATATTAAGGCATATATTTGGAATATTAAAAACTACAAATCTATGTTAAAAAAGAGACGACACATTCAAAGAATTCGTACTGTTGGAGATTTTAAGGTTATGGAATTAATGAGTAAGGTGCCTGGTAAATTTTACGCTCTTTTAGAATTAGGTATTCCCAAGGTTAGTTCCTAG
- the rfbD gene encoding dTDP-4-dehydrorhamnose reductase — protein sequence MCKKDKLKIFITGASGMLGTTLYDVFTSVGYDIISTDLSPLDPWSLQLDIRNKKAIEIMIKDTKPDFVFNLAALTDVEYCEKHPQESYDTNARGAINVAEVCRDFETPLVHISTVGVFDGTKGEPYTEYDDPNPVNSYGKAKHEAEKAIPQILDNHFIFRAGWMMGGKDRDKKFVSKICNQIKNGATTLYALDDMFGCPTYTRDFSEGIFRMLDTKDYGLYNMGNEGYCSRYGVAKRIVDILGFNHIKVEPVKKGFFAKDYFAPRPAFEVLENKKLHDKGYFIMRNWEEALVEYLKLL from the coding sequence ATGTGTAAGAAGGATAAATTAAAAATTTTTATAACGGGGGCTTCTGGGATGTTAGGCACAACCTTATACGATGTTTTTACATCAGTGGGTTATGATATTATATCCACAGATTTGTCGCCTTTGGATCCATGGTCATTGCAACTAGATATTAGGAACAAGAAAGCTATTGAAATTATGATTAAGGATACCAAACCGGATTTTGTTTTTAATTTGGCGGCTTTAACCGATGTGGAATATTGCGAAAAGCATCCTCAAGAATCTTACGATACGAACGCGCGGGGTGCTATAAATGTTGCGGAGGTTTGCAGAGATTTTGAAACTCCTCTTGTGCATATAAGTACTGTGGGAGTGTTTGACGGTACGAAAGGAGAACCTTATACAGAATATGACGACCCAAACCCAGTAAATTCTTATGGTAAGGCGAAACATGAAGCTGAAAAAGCTATTCCACAAATTTTAGATAATCATTTTATTTTTAGAGCTGGTTGGATGATGGGGGGCAAAGATAGAGATAAAAAGTTTGTTAGTAAGATTTGTAATCAAATAAAAAATGGAGCGACAACTTTATATGCATTGGATGATATGTTTGGGTGTCCTACTTACACGCGTGATTTTTCGGAAGGTATTTTTCGGATGCTAGACACAAAGGACTATGGACTTTATAATATGGGTAATGAGGGCTATTGTTCTAGGTATGGTGTGGCAAAAAGAATAGTGGATATATTAGGGTTTAATCATATTAAAGTGGAGCCTGTAAAAAAGGGCTTTTTTGCCAAAGATTATTTTGCCCCAAGACCCGCGTTTGAAGTTTTGGAGAATAAAAAACTTCATGATAAAGGATATTTTATAATGAGAAATTGGGAGGAAGCTTTGGTTGAATATCTTAAATTATTATGA
- a CDS encoding YfhO family protein, whose translation MSKNKKALLLILSFILLIFIKNIAFWSKEQTFIFGDTAIYALQLSAFSQNITSIFSPHSSFLLWNPNYLSTGMPTLAIIDLGYLYPPNFFIALLAKILGNPLLVFPFTSLLVFLHLGFGGYFIYKILKEHWKLDEFSSLIGGFLWLFIGFNLEYTAATSVLFAASYLPVCFYLNQKYRESNKLKHFFLFYLLLSFSFLAGYPMPSIIIFLICIVYNILNKVGPAFKKELTRITMEHIKGFFLITLPIISPLYLTVISNFSNSVRGSTLTLEGFLSNTSLASNLVESLLPLNTPFNATSAVNIIHIYISVVAIVILLQAKDKILILKDKRNLVILILGIAGTILALGKLTYMPTLIYLTTPLISLFRRLAIFSLLPGFSICILVPQLLKSAQTQKELSKSLIFGIKFIAILLISTQVARVLYHNGIAPIDYNGLLISLSLVFIIGILSILSLLLFTHHQKTARILLVFALLIEAGTLVSGKVGLNSKTNPKNVFAPNELTRYVQKIIKPSERAEMSETQHNYSTDYLKIEQTAGYVSLASEYGVRINEALNYKGEDYNTKNLRDILGVKYVVRKGDDDNSALTKVVEIKQNPLKPNFYSYNYKTSSWELDPIGTYYNIYENPTALPRLYLASDIIITTEQSKYLLGYMGNLENPKTVFIKDSDIEKHEISSEGVVEMLDYKRNYIKAAVKSDNPTFLANSTGYYSGWSVKVNGKKTEIIQTNWFMMGVYVPKGENIVEFTYTPHKANIGLLYITIAAIYWFFFKVLIDKHG comes from the coding sequence ATGTCCAAAAACAAAAAAGCGTTATTATTAATACTTTCTTTCATCCTCCTTATATTCATTAAAAATATTGCTTTTTGGTCTAAGGAGCAAACTTTTATTTTTGGCGATACCGCAATATACGCTTTGCAACTTTCTGCATTTTCCCAAAATATTACAAGTATCTTTTCTCCACATTCCAGCTTTTTACTTTGGAATCCAAATTATTTATCAACAGGTATGCCAACATTGGCTATAATAGATTTAGGATATCTGTACCCACCAAATTTTTTTATTGCTCTTCTTGCCAAAATTTTAGGAAATCCCCTTTTAGTTTTTCCTTTCACCAGCTTACTAGTTTTTCTACATTTAGGTTTTGGGGGATATTTTATCTACAAAATCCTCAAAGAGCACTGGAAACTAGACGAATTCTCTTCTTTAATCGGCGGATTCCTTTGGCTTTTTATTGGATTTAATTTAGAATATACGGCTGCCACTTCCGTCTTATTTGCGGCAAGTTATTTACCGGTTTGCTTTTACTTAAACCAAAAATATAGGGAGAGTAATAAACTAAAACACTTCTTTCTTTTTTACTTATTACTAAGTTTCAGCTTCCTAGCAGGTTATCCCATGCCTTCAATAATAATATTCCTAATCTGCATTGTATATAATATTCTAAACAAGGTTGGTCCTGCCTTTAAAAAAGAGTTAACTAGAATAACAATGGAACACATAAAAGGTTTTTTCCTTATTACCCTTCCAATTATATCGCCACTTTACTTAACCGTCATATCAAACTTTTCTAACAGTGTAAGAGGAAGTACTCTTACACTAGAGGGGTTTTTAAGTAATACCAGTTTAGCATCAAATCTAGTTGAGTCCCTACTACCCCTTAACACGCCATTTAATGCAACAAGCGCCGTAAATATCATTCATATCTACATAAGTGTTGTGGCAATTGTAATATTGCTTCAAGCAAAGGATAAAATACTAATCCTCAAAGATAAAAGAAACCTCGTTATTCTAATATTAGGAATCGCTGGTACCATACTAGCTCTTGGAAAATTAACTTATATGCCCACCCTTATCTACTTAACTACTCCTCTAATTAGTTTATTTAGAAGACTTGCAATTTTCTCACTACTTCCAGGGTTTTCTATATGTATACTTGTGCCCCAACTTTTAAAAAGCGCCCAAACCCAAAAAGAATTATCAAAATCTTTAATTTTTGGAATAAAGTTTATAGCAATACTACTTATATCAACGCAAGTTGCAAGAGTTCTTTACCATAATGGAATCGCTCCTATTGACTATAACGGATTGCTCATAAGTTTAAGCCTCGTATTTATTATCGGAATTTTATCAATTTTGTCTCTTTTATTATTCACACACCACCAAAAGACCGCCAGAATTCTGCTTGTCTTTGCATTACTTATAGAGGCGGGAACACTTGTGTCGGGAAAAGTAGGTCTAAATTCTAAAACAAACCCCAAAAATGTATTTGCCCCAAACGAACTCACCAGATATGTGCAAAAAATAATAAAGCCAAGTGAACGCGCAGAAATGTCAGAAACACAACACAATTACAGCACAGACTATCTGAAAATAGAACAAACAGCAGGGTATGTATCTCTTGCCAGCGAATATGGAGTAAGAATAAACGAAGCTCTTAACTACAAAGGAGAAGATTACAATACCAAAAATCTTAGAGATATTTTAGGGGTAAAATATGTAGTAAGAAAAGGTGATGACGATAACTCCGCCCTAACAAAAGTTGTGGAAATAAAGCAAAATCCGCTAAAACCAAATTTCTACTCTTACAATTATAAAACTTCCTCTTGGGAACTAGATCCCATAGGTACCTACTACAACATTTATGAAAACCCCACAGCTCTTCCAAGATTGTATTTAGCATCAGATATTATAATTACTACAGAACAATCTAAGTATTTACTAGGATACATGGGAAATTTAGAAAATCCAAAAACCGTATTCATTAAAGACAGCGATATAGAAAAACACGAAATATCTTCGGAAGGGGTTGTTGAAATGCTTGATTATAAAAGAAATTATATCAAAGCCGCGGTAAAGTCGGATAATCCTACCTTCTTGGCAAATTCAACCGGTTACTACTCGGGGTGGTCAGTAAAAGTCAATGGAAAAAAGACAGAAATCATCCAAACTAATTGGTTTATGATGGGAGTTTATGTGCCAAAAGGAGAGAACATTGTAGAATTTACTTACACGCCCCACAAAGCAAATATTGGATTGTTGTACATAACAATAGCCGCAATATACTGGTTTTTCTTCAAAGTTCTTATAGACAAACATGGATAA
- a CDS encoding class I SAM-dependent methyltransferase — protein MDKLYESKYHRLEKYYWLLITRRGIIINLIKKMGVANNAKILEIGCSSGPLINLLKHNGFTNNYGIDISVDAINLCKKRDLNNVAIMDGAKTQFEDREFDIIIASDVLEHIKDDQSALLEWYRLLKPNGKLILFVPAFDFLWSDHDEINNHFRRYNKSSLTKKLKEAQFKVLRISYWNFVLFFPTYLLRTFQHFFTKKKDEPKDQLYELNSLVNKILIVLLKTENLFLKYFNFPTGVSIFTICRK, from the coding sequence ATGGATAAGCTTTATGAATCAAAATACCATAGATTAGAAAAATATTACTGGTTGCTTATAACACGTAGGGGCATAATTATAAATTTAATTAAAAAGATGGGTGTAGCTAACAATGCCAAAATCTTAGAAATTGGTTGTTCTAGCGGTCCCCTCATAAATTTATTAAAACACAATGGGTTTACGAATAATTACGGAATTGACATTAGTGTAGATGCAATCAATTTATGCAAAAAAAGAGACTTAAATAATGTTGCAATTATGGATGGTGCAAAAACACAATTTGAAGATAGGGAATTTGACATAATAATAGCCTCCGATGTTTTGGAACATATAAAAGACGATCAATCCGCTCTGTTGGAGTGGTATAGACTATTAAAACCTAATGGGAAATTGATACTATTTGTTCCTGCATTTGATTTCTTATGGAGTGACCACGATGAAATTAACAATCATTTTAGAAGGTATAATAAATCATCGCTAACAAAAAAATTAAAGGAAGCCCAATTTAAGGTGCTTAGAATTTCTTATTGGAACTTCGTCCTCTTTTTCCCTACTTATTTGCTACGCACATTTCAACATTTTTTTACTAAAAAGAAAGATGAGCCGAAAGATCAGTTGTATGAGTTAAATTCTTTGGTCAATAAAATCCTAATTGTTTTATTAAAAACTGAAAATCTTTTTCTTAAATATTTTAATTTTCCAACAGGAGTTAGTATTTTCACGATATGTAGAAAATAA